The sequence CGAAGAATTGGCCAAAACACTCTGCCTCGAAGCTGAGAACAGCCGAAGGTGCGTTGGCAATGGAATCGGAGGGGTGGAAGATGAGCATATCGTAAGGATAGGAGCATAGACGGATCTACGTTCCCCGGCacgggggcacgtgcccccacaatgtttttagttaattttaatatattatatatatatatatatacatacatatatatatatatatatgattattattaaaatgcgattttatataaaaggaaaaagaaaaaggatctcatgaaagcacaaagacgcagactaTGAGATTGAGACTCAAAAAGAGATCAAGGAAAAACAACGAAATGGTAAATGGATATCATAAAGAAGTAAAGTTTTAATTCAATCCtcaataaatatatacttaGTTTGAAATGGTATTTTCAGTAATGAATATCATAAAGAATCGTCTACACAGTCAGATGAGAGATAAATGGATAATTGATAGTTTGATTTATAtgtattgagaaaaaaaaattgatggttGATCATGCAAATATTTCAGGCAATGAAACtcgtatttttaattttaatagactTAAATTATTatgtagtataatttttttaacgtattttatatttatagcaTGCTTATATTTGTGCCCCCATAATAAAAAATTTCTGGATCCGTCCCTGGATAGGAGGAGCGGTGCAAGTCCAACGGCTGAGAGATATATGACTGGAAAGAGAGGGCGGTGTGTTGATGACAATAGATCCATCactggtctctctctctctctatctgtCTATATTAGGGTTTTTACACAGGATGGAAGACGTATAAGATAGAGTTGATCACTGCTCTAAATTGTTGCAGAGTTTTCGGCGGATTCGTTCTCATATCTAACTCAATGGACGTCCGATCCGGCATCGGAGAATTGTtaaagtcaagggaaaaactAAAATCGCGCCAAACTTTAGGTATTTTGACGCAATATTATTTAATTCAGACGCAAAACGACGTCGTGTAGCTTCTAATTAATCTACTCTCCATAAGTGTGCCATGTTGGTGACACGTCATCTAATTAGTAGCCGAAAAATATTACTtagggaaaaacgagaatcagAGCAATGGTCATGGATTTTAACGCGAAATTTTTAGGTCAGAGGAAAAACGAGAATCGTGCCCAACTTCACGAATTTTGACTCTATTTGccctaatatttatatttacttatttaaaaaCTTCCTCCATCCCATTAGAAATAGTTTGTATTCCACTTTGGGTATAAGTGGCTTGCTTCCATAAATTGAAAAATTTAAACCATAAAAAATGTAGGCTCTACCACTTTACACTTTTTCCTTGTTTTACGTCCAATAATGAAATTAACTCGCACTTTATCGAAACATAGAGAGTATGTTGTTAAATATCGCAATGCATCGCACGAGAGAGCGTACTAGTTTTAATAATACCTgaatttattgattaatttgtAGTTCTGTTAATTACACGTTCAAATTTTATATTCGTATGCGACATTTTATCAGCATGCATGCATCGTTGAGTTTGAGCCTAGTTAAACATCCCAAAGATTACAActgcaaaaataaaataaaaacattaatacTAGCAATTATGTATTTCAAGACAAAGAATATGAGCATTAACACTAGCAATCATGCAAGATTATCAATTATTCATCCTGAGGCGAGAGCCACAGCTGCCATCTGCCTCACCAATCTGCAAGAAATTAATGTGTTCTTCATCATCAAACGGGAAAAtattatttgatatatatcaaAACAACGCTGAAATAAAGttgcaaatttaaaaaatttgagaaaatgtaacaacaaattaaatagagtAGACttaccatctttcttcttccaacAAGACTTGGTGAAGTAACATAAGCCAACTCCCACTGCTAAAACAGCTAAACCCCCAACTACAATTGCTACCAGTTTTGGCGAACGGTCCCCTTcagttaataaaaaaattatatatatatatatagggatgggctaaaataagagcatttcttaagatataaaataagaatcattttcagcccttagatcatcaagatctacggttgattcataatcctgtGGGAttgatttatggtcctgagttcgaatcccaaaggtagcaaaaatttatttttcacaattcatacctttatacagcaaattcatacgtgttctatataaaattcatacattaaaaattgctcttatttcttattttaatatgtgctctcacggtagctcacccctatatatatatatatatatatatatatatatatatatatataggggagggatccatagagaattatatttttcgagagaataaagaataacgaataaatcaaAAAAATGATGTCATGcgaactaattaattaaaagaaatataatcaaataaatataatgtaGAAAAAAGCCCGATCTAAGCCCACTGAACCTACCCGAAAATGGGCTCGGTCACGCTGAACAATTATTGATGGAGTCGAACTACCAATTTTTAGCACAATGCACTGCTTCCTTTGTCAATAAAAAATTTGCCACAATTTTATTTTCGATCCGTCCATCAAAAATTTCCCACTTTCATTTGTAATAATAGGGCCTGTACGACTTCACTTACATTTAAAGTGAGACATTTACCCACCAACCACtctactcacattttattaaaactcgtgtgacaattttttttgtggacggagagaatataaaaaaaatagtcgaTCAACTATGAATTTAGCCGCTAATCAGAATAAATTGTCGTGATGTTCGTGCTAGGCAGTGGCGGATCTAAGAATTATCAATAGGGACTGAACTTGTTGAAATAAGGAGTTTGAAGGTATTTGCATATTGGTAGCCTCCGAGCTAATTTTTTGGGTCAGTTCGTAGAGATTGTTTTGGCCCAAGTGAAATTCTAATAGGCTTAAGTTTAGGTTGTTCAGTCACTTGCTCtaataaataattgttgtcTATCATTGATTCAACAATATAGGTACATTGAAAATACGGGAAGAGCCACATTTGTACGCTTTTTTAAAAATCGTACTATCCTTTATGAGAATAAGATCACAATCTTATTTCAACTACATAACTGACTCAAAATTCaacattgaaaattaattaagaaaggGGAACGAGgcaaaaataacacaaatttaacaatCTAATATGACAAACCATTGTAAATTAATGTTAAACAATTAGAGTGAATGTTTATAAActcctaaaataaaaacaaactcttctataaaaaacaaatactaGTATATGACACTGGAAAGTAGAAACCGACTTTTATgttgattttaattattaaaacaataTAATGAGTTATGTTCTCTAATTTCATTTGTTTAAATCGTATGATTTATCGAGTAATATTTGTCGAGCACATCTTACCTCCACCCTTGTAGGTGCCAAAGCCCCCCTCTCCAATATAATCATAACTGAGGAAGCATCCATCAGCATAAACCTCTCCCGCAGCTGAATATCTGCATTCATCCTCACAAGCGATCTCCGCCGCACGAGCAACGCATTCACCGCAGTCGCAGGTGCTCCTCAAACTCCCCACACACTGCGCCGAAACGCGGATTGATTCGTACGCCAGCTCGCAAAATCCATTCTCGCTCGTCACACACCTCTCCACCTCACCAAACGCGGCATATTTTATCACTTCAAATTTATCTGATGACAACGAAACGCAACTCAATTGATAAGACATTTATATTCAAATGGACTAATCGAGTCACcacaaatgagaaatgagaacaGTTGTCGATACATTTTGATTTTGGTTTTTATCGAATACCTCATGATGTcgattatcattttttttcgGTTTTCGGATACTAGATTATTACCCTGtttattttacaattattttattgatttaaaaaaattgtagtgAAAGTAAaagattgaaaaaaaattactatcttCATCCCATTATCAATGACTAACACTTTATtttgacacgaaaattaagaattaTGGAGGAATTTTTTAAGGCGTAAAGTAAATAGGGACCACTTGTAAGTAGAATTAGAAAGTGAGGATCATTAGTTTAGGTTAAAAAGTAAGTTgaacacgagaattaagaataaTTATTTGGGGCCATAATTATGTCTATTTAAGAATTTGATCATTCTTAAAGGAAAATACGAAAATAGAAAGTAGTCCATTATTAAttggatggaggaagtatttCTTTTGTCATTTTTCAGTTAACCTAAATTTGAACCGCTTTAACCGATTCGTTTAACCGAGAATCCTAAAAATGGAGAGTTATTATTGATGCTCCTTAAAAGAAAATTACCTCTCTTGATCTTCCTCTTGCTGCAAGCCCGGTGAAGGATTTGCTCCGGGCCCGCATCGGTCTCGGGCTCAGCCCCGTCTTCCTCCCCCTCGTACCGAACGTAGCAGCCGCGGAGCTGGATTCTTGCCGGTAAAATTTTGCCGCACAAATTTTCCGACAGGTCGGAAGATGTGATCACGCAGTTTCTGCATTCATCCGAGCTGAGATCTTTTCTGCATTGAAACAAACCCGAAATCGCGGTTTTCTCATCTCCGACGATGGTTTTGAAGAAGGCGGCTTTGGAAGAGTGTGTGATGAGTTCTTGAAATAGATTTGGGAGTAACAAAACGTGAGAGGGATTTGGTGAGGTATGGTTTGAGCATTGTGTGTATACTAATTTGTGGTGGTCTGTGATTAGGGTTTTGGCGGAATGTGCGATTATGAGGAGAAAAAATGGGATTAGGAACTGGATTATGGTGGGATTAATCATGGATAATGGATTAATTGGGATTGGGATTGGGATTGATCATTGGtgttttgcatgattgagttgTGATTCGTGGTTTAAACCATGTTGTGTCGTCACTttctgtagtgacccgctcttttataaatattaaatccagtaatgagtgtttatttatgttcatcagtgaatgaaaacggttattattctgatatgaattcagcttatgatcctgaatttatattgtttaagcagttaatgatattatttcagagttataactgacttagcaaagtcacgttatttatttaagcgagatggaattagaatttatttttactcaagtcgtggattatttccgactcgtgagttaattaaatctgcggatttaatttatatatcaagacaacgaacaaattaaatctacggatttaatttagattcattttataacttatcgattttagcaagatatcacatgtcgaaatcgagatttatttaaataaacagtacaagcaaatatgagcacgtgattcactttacagttacagaatcaccgagtcagagaaaatacatcaataattctcctctacaattttttttcctttctttttcttctctttttctttccattaaactTTGTTCCCACACCACTATCattatgttttttttctttttcccccaccactacacTCAAGTGTGCATTCCACACCCAACAACTTCCTTTTGATCCAGACTTCAGAAGCAAATAACTCTCATTTCATTCCCATTCCACGCTTAGAAAATTTCAGAACAGCAAGGGCCTTCAATCGTTCTATGCCAAGAGGTAAGCTTTGGCTTAAATTTCTCCAACTTCTTACAAGATTTTCACCTGCACTGATGCAAACATTCACTTCAGTTGCAGTTTCAACCCATTAATACCGTAAGAAATCGAAAAGAAAGCAAGAGGGAACATTCATTCATTGCTCTGCCAATCTTTAAGTTCAACCATTCCAGTTCATtaaactcaacaacaaatcACCAACCAATCAGTTCGAACATTCAAGGTATTATACTATCTCGAATTTCAATCCAATCAAGCATTCATGTCAACATGTTTAAGCTATGGCATTACAACTATGTCGATTCATTCACTGTTACTTACGCCTTAGAACGACAAACCATGAGTATTCTGCCCTTAACAACTAGATATTGAAGTAGAAGAAGAATGAGATTAGATAACTTAGCTTTAAGAAATAGGGCCGGCTGCCTGTTCGGTCGAGCCGACACAACGACGACGGCGGCAGCTCCTGCTGCCTCGGCGGAAATCGgg comes from Salvia miltiorrhiza cultivar Shanhuang (shh) chromosome 3, IMPLAD_Smil_shh, whole genome shotgun sequence and encodes:
- the LOC131018329 gene encoding plasmodesmata-located protein 2-like — its product is MINPTIIQFLIPFFLLIIAHSAKTLITDHHKLVYTQCSNHTSPNPSHVLLLPNLFQELITHSSKAAFFKTIVGDEKTAISGLFQCRKDLSSDECRNCVITSSDLSENLCGKILPARIQLRGCYVRYEGEEDGAEPETDAGPEQILHRACSKRKIKRDKFEVIKYAAFGEVERCVTSENGFCELAYESIRVSAQCVGSLRSTCDCGECVARAAEIACEDECRYSAAGEVYADGCFLSYDYIGEGGFGTYKGGGDRSPKLVAIVVGGLAVLAVGVGLCYFTKSCWKKKDVVIFGMFN